In a single window of the Cumulibacter soli genome:
- a CDS encoding co-chaperone GroES, with the protein MTDSDSKLPIMMLHDRLLVQPTDEAGDRRSSGGILIPATAQVAKRLRWGKVLGAGPAVRHVKIDDRVLFGEEDQHEVEINAETYVILREREVHAVAAQRVDVSTGLYL; encoded by the coding sequence GTGACTGACTCCGACTCCAAGCTCCCGATCATGATGCTGCACGACCGTCTGTTGGTGCAGCCCACCGACGAGGCCGGCGACCGTCGCTCCAGCGGCGGCATCCTGATCCCCGCGACCGCACAGGTCGCCAAGCGGCTGCGCTGGGGAAAGGTGCTAGGCGCCGGACCCGCGGTACGTCACGTGAAGATCGATGACCGCGTGTTGTTCGGCGAGGAGGACCAGCACGAGGTCGAGATTAACGCCGAAACGTACGTGATCCTGCGCGAACGCGAGGTGCACGCCGTCGCCGCGCAACGCGTCGACGTCTCCACCGGCCTCTACCTCTAG